The DNA sequence GCCGGCATCGTCAGCGCCAAGGCACGGAACATCAATCTGCTGCAATACGACCCCAACAAGGACATCTTCCCCATCGAATCCTTCATCCAGACCGATGCGGCCGTGAACCCTGGCAACAGTGGGGGCGCACTGGTGAACGCCGCCGGTGAACTCGTTGGCATCAACACGGCCATCGCCAGCACCACCGGCGCCTATGCGGGTTACTCCTTCGCGGTTCCAGTGAACATCGTGAGCAAGGTGACCGGCGACCTTCTGGAGTTCGGCACTGTGCAGCGGGCCTACATCGGTGTCAGCATCCGCGACATGGACCAGAAACTCGCTTCGGAGGCCGGTCTGGATCGCCCGCGCGGGGTGTACATCAATGGCATCACCGAGGGCGGCGCCGCCCAGGCTGCCGGGATGAAGGCGGGGGACATCATCGTGAAGGTGGGCAATATCGACGTGAACAACGTGCCCCAACTCCAGGAACAGGTGGGTCGGTTCCGTCCCGGCGACCGGGTGCCCGTGACCGTGCTGCGCAGCGGCAGGGAGAACGTGATGGACCTGACCCTTCGGGGCCGGGAAGGCGGTACTGCCGTGGCGGCCAACCGCAGGAGCGAGACCCTCAGCACCTTGGGGGCGGAACTCGCCGTGGCATCACCCGAGGACCTCAAGGCCCTGAATCTCGAGCACGGGGTGAAGGTGGTGGCCGTCAACAGCGGGAAGTTCCGCACCAGTGGCATCCGGGAAGGCTTCATCATCACCCGCATCGACCAGGACCGCATCCGCAAGCCCGAGGACGTTCAACGCGTGCTCAATGGCCGCAAAGGCGGTGTGCTGGTGGAGGGTGTGTACCCCAATGGCGTGCGGGCCTACTATGGACTGGGGCTGTAAGCCACAACTGGCGGGCTTTCCCCCAGGAACGACGGCTTGCCCTTGTCCCGTAGCGCATCGTGACCGTACCTTCGCAGCCCGGTCCAGCCCCTTTTCCTGAGGGGACCCGAAACCTCCCGATCATCCACCCTTAACACCTGTTCCACCGTGGCTTCAAGGATGCGTCAGCTCAAGATCACGAAGTCGATCACCAATCGTGAAAGCCAGTCGCTGGACAAATACCTCCAGGAGATCGGCAAGGAAGGCCTGATCACCGCGGACCAGGAGGTGGAACTCGCGCGGCGCATCAAGGAGGGGGACGGCACCGCTTTGGAGAAGCTGGTGAAGGCCAACCTGCGCTTCGTGGTTTCGGTGGCCAAGCAATACCAGAACCAGGGCCTGAGCCTGCCCGACCTGATCAACGAGGGCAATTTGGGCCTGATCAAAGCGGCACAGCGCTTCGACGAGACGCGCGGCTTCAAGTTCATCAGCTACGCGGTATGGTGGATCCGCCAGAGCATTCTGCAGGCCCTGGCCGAGCAGAGCCGCATCGTGCGCCTGCCACTCAACCAGGTGGGCTCCCTGAACAAGATCAACAAGGCCTTCGCCAAACTGGAGCAGGAATTCGAGCGCCCGCCCAGCGCGGAGGAACTCGCCGCCAGCCTGGACCTGCCCGCCGAGAAGGTGGCGGACACCATGAAGGTGAGCGGCCGACACATCAGCATGGACGCCCCTTTCGTGGAAGGCGAGAGCAACAGCCTGCTGGATGTGCTGCCCAACAACGACAGCGCCCCGGCGGACCGCCTGCTGCTGAACGAATCCCTGGCCAAGGAGATCGACCGGGCCCTGAGCACCCTCACCGAGCGCGAACGCGATGTGGTGAAGCTCTTCTTCGGTATCGGTATCAACCACGGCCTCACCCTGGAGGAGATCGGGGCCAAGTTCGACCTGACCCGCGAACGTGTGCGCCAGATCAAGGAAAAGGCCATACGCCGATTGCGGCATACCAGTCGCAGCAAGCTGCTGAAGGCCTACCTCGGATAATGTGACCCACGCGCCCCGCCACCGAGCGGGGCGCGCGGCTTCACACCCTTACCCCGCGAACACAACAACCCCCATTTTTCCATCCATGGAGACCCTCGAAGCGAAGACCGGATACGAGGCCGGCCTGAAGGATTATGTGGACCGCGAACGCGCGGCCGTTGACCTGACCAATTCCGTTGGCCAACTGATGTACGGCAAGGGCGTGGAACTGGTCTTTTTCCGCAACCACCTCACCGATGTGGGCATCTCGGAAGTGCTCAACCTGTTCGACTACGCGGAACTGGTGGTGAAGAAGCCCATCGACATCTACACCAGCGCCGAACTGGCCCGTACCCTGCTGGAGCTGGACCTGGCGCCCTCCAAGCTCGATATCGGCCGCCTCACGCACGAGTACCTCACCGCCACCCCAAAACCCTCCTCCGCCAAGGACTTCCTGAGCACGACCCTTGCGGGCTTCATCGGGGAGGACAAGCACAACTTCGTACCCCGCGATGTGGTGCTTTATGGCTTTGGACGTATCGGGCGCATCGCCGCACGTGAACTGGTGAAGGCGGCCGGCAAAGGCCAACAACTCCGTCTGCGCGCCATCGTCACCCGCACGGTCACCGACGAGGAGATCGTCAAGCGCGCCGCCCTGCTCCGCAACGACAGTGTGCATGGCGCTTTCAAAGGGTCCGTCAAGGAGGATCTGGAAAAAAAGGCGCTCTGGATCAATGGCCAAATGGTGCGGTTGATCGCCGCCTCCAACCCGGAGGACATCGATTACACGGCCTACGGCATCCAGGATGCCCTGATCATCGACAATACGGGCGCCTTCACCAAGCGCGCCGACCTGGAGCGCCACTTGAAAGCCAAGGGGGTGCACAAGGTGATCCTGACCGCCCCCGGCAAGGAGATGCCCAACATCGTGTACGGCATCAACCAGCACGACGTGGATCTGGAGAACGACCGCCTGGTAAGCGCGGCCAGCTGCACCACCAACGCCATCTGCCCTCCGCTGAAGGTGATGGAGGACAAGGTGGGCATTGTGAAGGGTCACATCGAAACGGTGCACGCCTACACCAACGACCAGAACCTGCTGGACAACTACCACAAGAAGCCCCGACGGGGCCGGAGCGCCGCCATCAACATGGTGATCACCAGCACCGGTGCCGGCAGCGCGGTCACCAAGGCCATCCCCAGCCTGAAGGACAAACTCACCGCCAACGCCGTGCGGGTGCCCACGCCCAATGGCTCACTGGCCATCATGAGTCTGAGTTTGTCCCGACCGGTGACCAGGGATGAAGTGAATGACCTGATGCGTGACGCGGCCCTGAACGGCGACCTGGTGAACCAGTTGCACTACCAGATCGATCCTGAGCTGGTGAGCAGCGACATCATCGGCGACACCTGCTGCAGCGTATTCGACAGCAACGCCACCATTGTGGGCCCCGATGGAAGGAACGTGGTGCTCTATGCCTGGTACGACAACGAATTCGGCTACACCAAGCAGGTGATGCGGCTGGCCAAATATGTGGCCAAGGTGCGCCGCCTGATCTATTATTGATCCGACACGCAGGGCCGGGCATGTGCTCCATGCCTGCCTGCGGTTCCATGTGGCGAAGCCCGGGATCTTCCCGGGCTTCGCGCTTCAGGGGGGCGCGTATCTCTCCAGTACGGACCACCCGATAGGGGCCTTCAGCCTACGAAGAGGGAGATGATCAGTAGGATCGGCGGGACGACCGCGAAGTAGAAGGCCACTTGGCGAATGCGTTCCGTGCGAGGTGAGGGCTTCAACTCCCACTTGATGGCTTGGACGATCATATTCATGGACCAAAAGTGGTCCTGTGCTGAAGCGCCCACAATACCCTGGGTAGGGTATTTTTTGGGGTGGTGACTCCACTTGGGGGTGCTTCGGATGCTCTGGGAGCCACCAATTGCGGCTAGGTACCCATAAACAAGCGGGGCCGCCCCAAGGCGGCCCCGCTTCAATGATCATTCTTCTGATGGTCAGGGCTGTACGACCATCCGCTCCACATGCTGGAAGTCACCTGCGGAGATGCTCACCATGTATAGACCGGCCGCCAGATGGCCAGCCAGGTCCAACGTGGCCAGGAAGCGTCCACCTTGGGTGGGCAGACTGCGGGCCACCACGCGCTGGCCGGTGAGCTCGAAGATGTCCACCGTCACCGCCGCCACATCCTCCGCCACATGATCGATGGCGAACTGGACCTGATCGCCACGGTTCGGGTTGGGCCATAGGGTCACCTGCGGATGTGCAAGTTCCATCAAGGCGTTCTCTCCACCCGGGGCGGCGTTGTTCGAGATGGTCACATCGCAGACCCAACCCCATGCGCACCAAGTGGAGCCCTTCCGCGCACGCACACGTACCTGGTAAGTGGCACCATCCTCCATCACAGGTTCGGTCACCCAATTCAGGTGGCGCTGCACGGTAGTGGTCTGACGGTACACCAAGTACTCCTCCTGGTCATTGCGGAACTCCCACTCGTAGAGGTTCGCACCCGCGACCGGGATGGCCGTGAGGCGGTTGCTGGCGCTGTTTGGCCCACCGAAGGTCCTGGTCACCCCACAACTGTAGTTCGCGTTGCCGGGAATGTTGTTCAGGCCGGTGGGCGGGCAGGCGGCCAAGGCGGCATCCAGCACCACACGGCAGGCAGGACCGTACTCTTCCAAGGCCTGTCCATTCACCACACCGCGGACACGCACGTTGTACAGCACACCGTCCAACAGGTGGCTCGCCGCCGCCCAGTTGTTCAACTTGATGTGGCAGGCCCTGGTGGCGCCCACGTTGCCGAAACCATCACCGGTGGCATGGTTGCGGAGTTTGCGGAAGCTGAGCGAACCGTTCGGGTCGAAGAACCAGAACTCGTAGCCATCATCGGTCTGATCGCCAACCTGCCACTGTGCGCTCACGAGCAGGTTCTCGGTGGCCACCAAGTAGTTGCCCGGCAACCACCAGTAGCGGTCACAGCTGGTGTGGATGGGGCGGTCCGTGCCGAGTGGCAGGCAGAAGCCCTCACCCGGTGCCAGCGCGCTCTCCCCGCCGAAGTCACCATTGCCACGGTTATCGATGATGCGGTCACCACCCAGGGTGCGCAGCACGTAGCCGCCCCCTGCGATGCCGTCTCCGCCGGAATCGGTGACCACCAGCCGGTAGCAGCCATCCGGCAGGCAGCAATTCTCCAAGGCGCTCTGCTGATCGTCCGGCAGACCACTGCCACTGCAAACCGGCGCACCACCGCCCAAGGGCAGGATCTCCCAGGAGATCTGATCGCCATTGCCGTCGGTCTCGAAGTCGAGCACCAACTGATGCACGCATTCGGCCGGGACGCCCACGCACTCGCAGTTGGCGTTCCATGCATCACCGATGGTGTTCTCTTCGCCATCGTCGCAGGGCTGGCCAGGCAAGTCATTGCCATTCACCACGCCCAGGCAATCGGTGCAGGTGCTGTTCCAAGCGGGGTTCTGTTCACCATCCGGGTAGCACACGCCGCACTCGTCCAATTCGGCATTGCCATTGGGCACACCGGCGCAATCGCTGCAGGTGCTGTTCCAAGCTGGGTTCTGTTCACCATCCGCGTAGCATACGCCGCAGTCGTCCTCTTCGCTCGTCCCATTGGGCACACCAGCGCAATCCGCGCAGGTGGTGTTCCACAATGGGTTCGACGCACCACCGAGGTAGCAGATACCACAATCGTCAACACTCGAGGAGAGCGTGGTTCCACGCACCACGATGTCGTCGATGCGATTGGTGCCTGCCGCGGCCGTGGTCTCCTTCGAGGTGAAGCGCACCCACACGTTCGAAAGGTTGTTGGCTCCCGCAGGCAAGGACACCGCAGCGAATACGGATGCTGGATTGGGCACCGTGGTGCTCCAGGTCACTTGCGCCACCGTGTAGTCGGTCAGTGCCGAGAAGTTGGTTCCATCGGCACTCCACTCCAGTTTGAAGTCCGCCGGACCCGTGCCTGAGCGCGTTTGTGCCCAACCCACTGTGATGGCCTCATAGCCTGTGGTGGGGAAACGTACCTGATAATAGTCACCTATCGCCCAGTTGTTCGCACTGAAGGATTCCACAGAACCATTGCCCGCTGGATTGGTATAGGCCACGGACGCTGATGCGTGCGATGCGGATGCCTGTGAAGTGGCACCGCTGAAGAGGCCACCCTCCGCATTGTGCGGTCCGGCCGTGGTGGGCACACTTGCTTCGAAGGTCCAATTGGCCAGCACGGCCTCTTGAGCGATGTTGCCGTTGCAATCCGCACAAGCATTGGGTTCGATCCCCGTGTCTCCGCCGCTGCATACGTCGCAATCATCGATGCTCGCCGTGCCGTTCACCACACCATTGCAGTCCGTGCAGGTGCTGTTCCACAGCGGGTTGCTGGCACCGCCTGCATAGCACACGCCGCACTCGTCCTCTTCGGCATCACCACCCGGCACACCGGCGCAATCATTCGCGCAAGGTTCCTCATTGGTGGTGCCGCCCACGCAGTTCTCACAGTTGTCGATGTAGGCTTCTCCGAAAGGCACACCGGCGCAATCCACGCAGGCGTTCCAAGCCGGGTTGGAGGCTCCACCTTCGAGGCATACCCCGCAGGCGTCCAACTCCGAGTTCCCGTTGGGCACACCCGCACAATCGGCACAGGTGGTGTTCCACAGCGGGTTGCTGGCGCCGCCCTCATAGCACACACCGCAAGCGTCCTCTTCGGCATCACCACCCGGAACACCCGCACAATCGTTGTCGCAAGGCTCCTCACCCGTGGTACCTCCCACGCAGTTCTCGCAGTTGTCGACATAGGCATTACCGTTGGGCACCCCTGCACAGTCGGCGCACGTGGTGTTCCAAGCCGGGTTCTGGTCGCCACCCGCGTAGCAAACGCCGCATTCGTCCTCTTCGCTATCCCCATTGGGCACACCAGCGCAATCCGCGCACGTGGTGTTCCACAGTGGGTTGGCTTCACCACCGAGGTAGCAGATGCCGCAATCGTCCACACTCGAGGAGAGGCTGGTACCGCTGGCCACGATGTTGTCCACCCGGTTCGCACCAGCCGCTGCCGTGGTCACTGTGGATGTGAAGCGCACCCAAACATTGGGCAGGTTGTTCGCCCCGGCAGGCAGCGGATAGGAGAAGCTGCTGCCAGTGGCTGGTGTGGTACTGCTCCAGGTAACCGCATCCACGGTGTAGGATGCGATGGTGCTGAAACTCGTTCCGTTGGTGCTCCACTGGAGTTCGAAGCTGCCTGGACCAGTGGCGCTGCGCGTCTGGTCCCAAGCGATGTTGACGGTCTCATGCCCCGTGGTGGGGAAGCGCACCTGGTAGTAGTCCCCAACAGCCCAGTTGTTGGAGCTGAAAGACTCCAAGGAACCATTTCCAACAGGATTGGAATAGGCCGTGGCTCCAGAGGCATGCAAGCCAAGCGCTTGTGAGGAGCCCGAAAAGATGCCACCCTCAGCGGCGTGCGGGCCGGCCGTGGTGGGCACACTCACCTCGAAGGTCCAGATGGCCAGGTTGGCGTTCGTGGGAATGTTGCCGTTGCAGTCCTCGCAATCATTCGGCTCCACACCCGTATCGCCTCCGCTGCACACGCCGCAGTCATCGATACTGGCCGTGCCGTTCACGTCGCCGTTGCAATCCAGGCAGGTGGTGTTCCACAAGGGGTTGGTGGCGCCGCCTTCATAGCAGACACCGCAGGCATCCACTTCAGCATCGCCACCCGGCACACCGGCACAATCGTTGGCACAAGGCTCTTCACCAGTGGTGCCACCCACGCAGTTGCCGCAATTGTCGAATACCGCCGATCCATTGGGCACCCCGGCGCAGTCTTCGCAGGTGGTGTTCCAATCCGGGTTGGCAGGGCCATTCGCGTAACATACTCCGCAAGCGTCCACCTCGGCGTTGCCGTTGGGCACATTCAGGCAGTCCGCGCAGGTGGTGTTCCACAGTGGGTTGGCAGGGCCGTTCGCGTAGCACACCCCGCAGGCGTCCACTTGCGCATTGCCACCGGGCACACCCAGGCAGTCGATCAGCTGGCCCACGCAGGTGCAGTCACCCTGCCAGGTGTCGTTGCCCGTGTTCGGGTTACCGTCATTGCAAGCCGTGCCGGGCAATGCACTGCCATTGGGCACACCCAAGCAATCCGCGCAGGTGGTGTTCCAAAGCGGGTTGGCCGGGCCGTTCGCGTAGCACACGCCGCAGGCGTCCACTTCGGCATTGCCGCCCGGTACGCCAGCGCAGTCATTGGCGCAAGGCTCTTCACCTGTATTGCCGCCAACGCAATTCCCGCAGTTGTCGATCACTGCTGTGCCGTTCACATCACCATTACAGTCAGTACAGGTGGTGTTCCATGCAGGGTTCTGGTCGCCATCAGCATAGCACTCCCCGCACAGGTCGATATCGGCGTTGCCATTGGGCACGCCTAAGCAGTCTGCGCAGGTGGTGTTCCACAACGGGTTGGCAGGGCCGTTCGCGTAGCACACCCCGCAAGCGTCAATTTGAGCGCTGCCACCAGGCACGCCCAAGCAGTCGATCAACTGGCCCACGCAGGTACAGTCGCCCTGCCAGGTGTCGTTGCCCGTGTTCGGGTTGCCGTCATTGCAAGCCGTGCCGGGCAAGGCGCTGCCACCGGGCACACCCAGGCAGTCGATCAGCTGGCCCACGCAGGTGCAGTCACCCTGCCAGGTGTCGTTGCCCGTGTTCGGGTTACCGTCATTGCAAGCCGTGCCGGGCAATGCACTGCCATTGGGCACACCCAAGCAATCCGCGCAGGTGGTGTTCCAAAGCGGGTTGGCCGGGCCGTTCGCGTAGCACACGCCGCAGGCGTCCACTTCGGCATTGCCGCCCGGTACGCCAGCGCAGTCATTGGCGCAAGGCTCTTCACCTGTATTGCCGCCAACGCAATTCCCGCAGTTGTCGATCACTGCTGTGCCGTTCACATCACCATTACAGTCAGTACAGGTGGTGTTCCATGCAGGGTTCTGGTCGCCATCAGCATAGCACTCCCCGCACAGGTCGATATCGGCGTTGCCATTGGGCACGCCTAAGCAGTCTGCGCAGGTGGTGTTCCACAACGGGTTGGCAGGGCCGTTCGCGTAGCACACCCCGCAAGCGTCAATTTGAGCGCTGCCACCAGGCACGCCCAAGCAGTCGATCAACTGGCCCACGCAGGTACAGTCGCCCTGCCAGGTGTCGTTGCCCGTGTTCGGGTTGCCGTCATTGCAAGCCGTGCCGGGCAAGGCGCTGCCACCGGGCACACCCAGGCAGTCGATCAGCTGGCCCACGCAGGTGCAGTCACCCTGCCAGGTGTCGTTGCCCGTGTTCGGGTTACCGTCATTGCAAGCCGTGCCGGGCAATGCACTGCCATTGGGCACACCCAAGCAATCCGCGCAGGTGGTGTTCCAAAGCGGGTTGGCCGGGCCGTTCGCGTAGCACACGCCGCAGGCGTCCACTTCGGCATTGCCGCCCGGTACGCCAGCGCAGTCATTGGCGCAAGGCTCTTCACCTGTATTGCCGCCAACGCAATTCCCGCAGTTGTCGATCACTGCTGTGCCGTTCACATCACCATTACAGTCAGTACAGGTGGTGTTCCATGCAGGGTTCTGGTCGCCATCAGCATAGCACTCCCCGCACAGGTCGATATCGGCGTTGCCATTGGGCACGCCTAAGCAGTCTGCGCAGGTGGTGTTCCACAACGGGTTGGCAGGGCCGTTCGCGTAGCACACCCCGCAAGCGTCAATTTGAGCGCTGCCACCAGGCACGCCCAAGCAGTCGATCAACTGGCCCACGCAGGTACAGTCGCCCTGCCAGGTGTCGTTGCCCGTGTTCGGGTTGCCGTCATTGCAAGCCGTGCCGGGCAAGGCGCTGCCACCGGGCACGCCCAGGCAGTCGATCAACTGGCCCACGCAGGTGCAGTCACCCTGCCAGATGTCGTTGCCCGTGTCCGGGTTACCGTCATTGCAAGCCGTGCCGGGCAAGGCGCTGCCACCGGGCACGCCCAGGCAGTCGATCAACTGGCCCACGCAGGTGCAGTCACCCTGCCAGGTGTCGTTGCCCGTGTTCGGGTTGCCATCGTTGCAAGCCGTGCCAGGCAAGGCGCTGCCATTGGGCACGCCCAGGCAGTCCGCGCAGGTGGTGTTCCACAGGGGGTTCGCAGGGCCATTGGCGTAGCACACCCCGCAGGCGTCCACCTGGGCATTGCCACCGGGGTTCCCGAGGCAATCCGCACTGCAGGTACCACCCGCTTGGACCGGCGTTGGTTCGATGATCCCCGTGTATGGCTGGCCCTGACCGTTGTTCGCGTTGCCATTGAGGGAGACGAAGTAGTTGCGGTTGTTGGCCGCTGTAAAGGCATCGTTGACGATCTGGAATTCCGTGCAGAGCGCCGCATTGCTGCCCGGGTTGATGGTCAGCACCGTGACCCATTCGTTCGCGGGGAACACGAAGCCGCAACCACCATCCTCATCGGGATCCCACTGCAATTGGGCGGTCGCGACCGAGTTCCATGTACGATACTTGAACCCACCATCGATCACAGTGGCGGAGGGGCCGATCGGGAAGGCCGCACCGGTGCAAAATGCCGTACCTACCGGCAATGTTGCGGCATTGTTGGGCCAGCGAATGGTGAACTGCAAGTTGCTAAGCACCTCACCGAAGGACCCTCCATTGTAGCGCAAACGCACCAGCAACTGGTTGCCTCCGGTACCTTCCACGAGGTCAATGTCGACCGTGGAG is a window from the Flavobacteriales bacterium genome containing:
- a CDS encoding RNA polymerase sigma factor RpoD/SigA, translating into MRQLKITKSITNRESQSLDKYLQEIGKEGLITADQEVELARRIKEGDGTALEKLVKANLRFVVSVAKQYQNQGLSLPDLINEGNLGLIKAAQRFDETRGFKFISYAVWWIRQSILQALAEQSRIVRLPLNQVGSLNKINKAFAKLEQEFERPPSAEELAASLDLPAEKVADTMKVSGRHISMDAPFVEGESNSLLDVLPNNDSAPADRLLLNESLAKEIDRALSTLTERERDVVKLFFGIGINHGLTLEEIGAKFDLTRERVRQIKEKAIRRLRHTSRSKLLKAYLG
- a CDS encoding trypsin-like peptidase domain-containing protein, whose translation is MKRILGYVAMALAGGLLALGFQELINTRHTASGPGIPDTVMAPTHRVGHVPGTITTVTMPDLVDAAERTVNAVVHVTTETMVNVRDPFADFFWGYRPPTQQPRQGAGSGVIITDDGYIVTNNHVVDGADRIRVHLNDRRGYDATVIGRDPSTDIALLKVDATGLDAISFGNSDEVRVGQWVLAVGNPMNLTSTVTAGIVSAKARNINLLQYDPNKDIFPIESFIQTDAAVNPGNSGGALVNAAGELVGINTAIASTTGAYAGYSFAVPVNIVSKVTGDLLEFGTVQRAYIGVSIRDMDQKLASEAGLDRPRGVYINGITEGGAAQAAGMKAGDIIVKVGNIDVNNVPQLQEQVGRFRPGDRVPVTVLRSGRENVMDLTLRGREGGTAVAANRRSETLSTLGAELAVASPEDLKALNLEHGVKVVAVNSGKFRTSGIREGFIITRIDQDRIRKPEDVQRVLNGRKGGVLVEGVYPNGVRAYYGLGL
- a CDS encoding T9SS type A sorting domain-containing protein, with the protein product MKRLLLIASLPLTFMGGVMAQPSTVDIDLVEGTGGNQLLVRLRYNGGSFGEVLSNLQFTIRWPNNAATLPVGTAFCTGAAFPIGPSATVIDGGFKYRTWNSVATAQLQWDPDEDGGCGFVFPANEWVTVLTINPGSNAALCTEFQIVNDAFTAANNRNYFVSLNGNANNGQGQPYTGIIEPTPVQAGGTCSADCLGNPGGNAQVDACGVCYANGPANPLWNTTCADCLGVPNGSALPGTACNDGNPNTGNDTWQGDCTCVGQLIDCLGVPGGSALPGTACNDGNPDTGNDIWQGDCTCVGQLIDCLGVPGGSALPGTACNDGNPNTGNDTWQGDCTCVGQLIDCLGVPGGSAQIDACGVCYANGPANPLWNTTCADCLGVPNGNADIDLCGECYADGDQNPAWNTTCTDCNGDVNGTAVIDNCGNCVGGNTGEEPCANDCAGVPGGNAEVDACGVCYANGPANPLWNTTCADCLGVPNGSALPGTACNDGNPNTGNDTWQGDCTCVGQLIDCLGVPGGSALPGTACNDGNPNTGNDTWQGDCTCVGQLIDCLGVPGGSAQIDACGVCYANGPANPLWNTTCADCLGVPNGNADIDLCGECYADGDQNPAWNTTCTDCNGDVNGTAVIDNCGNCVGGNTGEEPCANDCAGVPGGNAEVDACGVCYANGPANPLWNTTCADCLGVPNGSALPGTACNDGNPNTGNDTWQGDCTCVGQLIDCLGVPGGSALPGTACNDGNPNTGNDTWQGDCTCVGQLIDCLGVPGGSAQIDACGVCYANGPANPLWNTTCADCLGVPNGNADIDLCGECYADGDQNPAWNTTCTDCNGDVNGTAVIDNCGNCVGGNTGEEPCANDCAGVPGGNAEVDACGVCYANGPANPLWNTTCADCLGVPNGSALPGTACNDGNPNTGNDTWQGDCTCVGQLIDCLGVPGGNAQVDACGVCYANGPANPLWNTTCADCLNVPNGNAEVDACGVCYANGPANPDWNTTCEDCAGVPNGSAVFDNCGNCVGGTTGEEPCANDCAGVPGGDAEVDACGVCYEGGATNPLWNTTCLDCNGDVNGTASIDDCGVCSGGDTGVEPNDCEDCNGNIPTNANLAIWTFEVSVPTTAGPHAAEGGIFSGSSQALGLHASGATAYSNPVGNGSLESFSSNNWAVGDYYQVRFPTTGHETVNIAWDQTRSATGPGSFELQWSTNGTSFSTIASYTVDAVTWSSTTPATGSSFSYPLPAGANNLPNVWVRFTSTVTTAAAGANRVDNIVASGTSLSSSVDDCGICYLGGEANPLWNTTCADCAGVPNGDSEEDECGVCYAGGDQNPAWNTTCADCAGVPNGNAYVDNCENCVGGTTGEEPCDNDCAGVPGGDAEEDACGVCYEGGASNPLWNTTCADCAGVPNGNSELDACGVCLEGGASNPAWNACVDCAGVPFGEAYIDNCENCVGGTTNEEPCANDCAGVPGGDAEEDECGVCYAGGASNPLWNSTCTDCNGVVNGTASIDDCDVCSGGDTGIEPNACADCNGNIAQEAVLANWTFEASVPTTAGPHNAEGGLFSGATSQASASHASASVAYTNPAGNGSVESFSANNWAIGDYYQVRFPTTGYEAITVGWAQTRSGTGPADFKLEWSADGTNFSALTDYTVAQVTWSTTVPNPASVFAAVSLPAGANNLSNVWVRFTSKETTAAAGTNRIDDIVVRGTTLSSSVDDCGICYLGGASNPLWNTTCADCAGVPNGTSEEDDCGVCYADGEQNPAWNSTCSDCAGVPNGNAELDECGVCYPDGEQNPAWNSTCTDCLGVVNGNDLPGQPCDDGEENTIGDAWNANCECVGVPAECVHQLVLDFETDGNGDQISWEILPLGGGAPVCSGSGLPDDQQSALENCCLPDGCYRLVVTDSGGDGIAGGGYVLRTLGGDRIIDNRGNGDFGGESALAPGEGFCLPLGTDRPIHTSCDRYWWLPGNYLVATENLLVSAQWQVGDQTDDGYEFWFFDPNGSLSFRKLRNHATGDGFGNVGATRACHIKLNNWAAASHLLDGVLYNVRVRGVVNGQALEEYGPACRVVLDAALAACPPTGLNNIPGNANYSCGVTRTFGGPNSASNRLTAIPVAGANLYEWEFRNDQEEYLVYRQTTTVQRHLNWVTEPVMEDGATYQVRVRARKGSTWCAWGWVCDVTISNNAAPGGENALMELAHPQVTLWPNPNRGDQVQFAIDHVAEDVAAVTVDIFELTGQRVVARSLPTQGGRFLATLDLAGHLAAGLYMVSISAGDFQHVERMVVQP
- a CDS encoding glyceraldehyde-3-phosphate dehydrogenase, which gives rise to METLEAKTGYEAGLKDYVDRERAAVDLTNSVGQLMYGKGVELVFFRNHLTDVGISEVLNLFDYAELVVKKPIDIYTSAELARTLLELDLAPSKLDIGRLTHEYLTATPKPSSAKDFLSTTLAGFIGEDKHNFVPRDVVLYGFGRIGRIAARELVKAAGKGQQLRLRAIVTRTVTDEEIVKRAALLRNDSVHGAFKGSVKEDLEKKALWINGQMVRLIAASNPEDIDYTAYGIQDALIIDNTGAFTKRADLERHLKAKGVHKVILTAPGKEMPNIVYGINQHDVDLENDRLVSAASCTTNAICPPLKVMEDKVGIVKGHIETVHAYTNDQNLLDNYHKKPRRGRSAAINMVITSTGAGSAVTKAIPSLKDKLTANAVRVPTPNGSLAIMSLSLSRPVTRDEVNDLMRDAALNGDLVNQLHYQIDPELVSSDIIGDTCCSVFDSNATIVGPDGRNVVLYAWYDNEFGYTKQVMRLAKYVAKVRRLIYY